A single Desulfomicrobium apsheronum DNA region contains:
- a CDS encoding chemotaxis protein CheW, translated as MSDNTTLQYLTFGLGEEVFALETGSVREVIELVSVTRIPKTPPYMRGVINLRGHAVPVVDLRIKFDMPKAQDTVNTCIIIVDVEVEGENCYMGAIVDSVREVFEMTSDQINPPPRMGTSIRADFIRGMGKQNEEFIMILDIGKVFSPEELQVLRSTEELEA; from the coding sequence ATGAGTGACAACACTACCCTGCAGTACCTGACCTTCGGTCTCGGCGAGGAGGTCTTTGCCCTGGAGACGGGTTCCGTGCGCGAGGTCATCGAACTCGTGTCCGTGACCCGCATCCCCAAGACGCCGCCCTACATGCGCGGAGTCATCAACCTGCGCGGCCATGCCGTGCCCGTGGTCGATCTGCGCATCAAGTTCGACATGCCCAAAGCCCAGGACACGGTCAACACGTGCATCATAATAGTAGATGTGGAAGTCGAAGGCGAAAACTGCTACATGGGAGCGATAGTCGATTCGGTACGTGAAGTCTTTGAAATGACAAGCGACCAGATCAACCCGCCGCCGCGCATGGGCACGTCCATCAGGGCGGACTTCATCCGGGGCATGGGCAAGCAGAACGAGGAGTTCATTATGATCCTCGATATCGGCAAGGTCTTCTCACCCGAAGAATTGCAGGTCTTGCGCAGCACGGAAGAACTGGAAGCATAA